From Montipora foliosa isolate CH-2021 chromosome 6, ASM3666993v2, whole genome shotgun sequence, a single genomic window includes:
- the LOC138005077 gene encoding beta-1,4-galactosyltransferase galt-1-like: MCRLLRNCHSFPLTRNVITFLFILVLAVFILAWRFDLYTIQVIQSQKSEVVVRASFRPVETFPVISSTVEQHVSNTQLQERNDDRQESSNHYDKDDSVTVASPKNRETDKEKQRLPPCVNRHEKSRFRELSKGVLVFSVWFDHRKAQPFIRILLLLSRRKSLPLLTCTFESASRQTIFKSGTVFYEHKQNHYKKYGGFIASCIVPRELERIPCSVNVSITLSTPGKNVRNTLAFPVGPTDRIEDTNGTKYGICIPPVHGNVSVVKIIELIELTTILGASHFTFYDLAMTETVRNVLRHYENKGLVSVLEWNLPEYIGNNDLHYHGQVLSIMDCLYRSMRDLRFVAFHDLDEFIVPLRHDNMNSLLQEIHKDQHCGHCFESVVFDPSTNQESTKISPLITQRIFYRTNQANPRWTKCVVDPQKIFEQGIHHISKSLDDYYDSDKVDWDIARVFHYRKCHDSRALTQLTCPTGFQVDKTMQKFGSELMHNFRMALNATN; this comes from the coding sequence ATGTGTAGATTGTTACGCAATTGCCACAGTTTCCCTCTCACGCGCAACGTGATTACATTCCTCTTCATTCTGGTGTTAGCTGTGTTCATTTTGGCCTGGCGCTTTGATCTTTATACCATTCAAGTTATTCAGTCTCAGAAGAGCGAAGTTGTTGTTCGCGCAAGCTTCCGTCCTGTGGAAACGTTTCCAGTGATTAGTtcaactgttgaacaacatgtTAGTAACACACAATTGCAAGAAAGAAATGATGATAGACAAGAGTCCTCAAATCATTATGATAAAGATGATAGCGTTACGGTTGCTTCGCCGAAAAACCGAGaaacagacaaagaaaaacagCGGCTACCGCCATGCGTTAATCGCCATGAAAAGTCAAGATTTCGCGAGCTTAGCAagggtgttttggtgttttcgGTTTGGTTTGATCATCGGAAAGCACAACCTTTTATCCGAATATTGCTGTTGTTGTCAAGGAGAAAGTCTCTTCCCTTACTTACATGTACGTTCGAAAGCGCCTCAAGACAAACGATTTTTAAAAGCGGAACCGTCTTCTACGAACACAAACAAAACCATTACAAGAAATATGGGGGCTTTATAGCTTCATGTATCGTTCCAAGAGAGCTGGAAAGAATACCATGTTCCGTAAATGTCTCAATCACATTATCCACCCCTGGAAAAAATGTAAGAAACACCTTAGCTTTTCCAGTGGGTCCTACTGACCGCATTGAGGACACGAACGGGACGAAATACGGGATTTGCATACCTCCCGTGCATGGTAACGTATCAGTGGTCAAAATTATAGAGTTAATTGAGCTTACAACGATTTTAGGAGCATcgcattttacattttatgaTCTCGCAATGACGGAGACGGTGCGTAACGTCTTGAGGCATTACGAAAACAAGGGGTTAGTTAGCGTTCTCGAGTGGAATTTACCGGAGTATATTGGCAATAATGACTTGCACTACCATGGCCAAGTTTTGTCTATCATGGATTGCTTGTATCGTTCAATGAGAGACCTGCGCTTTGTGGCTTTTCATGACTTGGATGAGTTTATTGTTCCTTTGCGACATGATAACATGAACTCACTGCTGCAGGAAATCCACAAAGATCAACATTGTGGGCATTGCTTCGAAAGCGTGGTCTTTGACCCATCGACGAATCAAGAATCAACCAAGATCTCTCCATTGATAACACAGCGCATATTTTATCGAACAAACCAAGCGAATCCTCGTTGGACTAAATGTGTGGTAGACCCGCAAAAGATTTTTGAACAAGGAATCCATCACATTAGCAAATCACTGGATGATTATTATGATTCTGATAAAGTAGACTGGGATATTGCGCGCGTTTTTCATTACAGGAAATGTCATGATTCGCGAGCATTGACCCAGTTAACATGCCCTACCGGCTTTCAAGTGGATAAAACTATGCAGAAATTTGGAAGCGAACTGATGCATAACTTTCGGATGGCGCTAAATGCTACAAATTGA